The following are from one region of the Magallana gigas chromosome 6, xbMagGiga1.1, whole genome shotgun sequence genome:
- the LOC105348197 gene encoding uncharacterized protein — protein sequence MKDKEQILIGKAHLSLRFSCAKNGARRPILFKSRKIRTDFIYVSRNSFSQEIQSLAGRCSNTSCHSGKRCIPLSLGGFACVITRCLGEPLPVHYGYSASLHASLYNGGFFSSESYVGEKRKYTCANGTVPVGGNQVTCLANGQWEKPMFKCQVCTAANDTMGERYWGTVNVTINNRSCQRWDTTSPHNHSFIDLEENYCRNPDQEPRPWCYTTDPSRRWELCDVPVCN from the exons ATGAAAGACAAAGAACAAATTTTGATcggaaaagctcacttgagccttcgGTTCAGTTGCGCTAAAAACGGAGCCAG GAGACCGATATTGTTCAAGTCAAGGAAAATTCGGACGGATTTTATATACGTCTCTAGAAACTCTTTTTCACAG GAAATACAGTCCTTGGCTGGACGTTGTAGCAATACTAGTTGTCATTCGGGTAAAAGATGCATTCCCTTATCTTTAGGAGGATTTGCTTGCGTTATAACAA gatgCTTAGGAGAACCCCTACCAGTGCATTACGGTTATAGCGCCAGTCTTCATGCTAGCCTTTACAATGGTGGATTTTTTTCTTCGGAAAGCTACGTAGGAGAGAAAAGAAAGTATACATGCGCAAATGGAACTGTTCCAGTCGGCGGAAATCAAGTCACGTGTTTGGCAAACGGCCAATGGGAGAAACCAATGTTTAAATGTCAAG TGTGTACTGCAGCAAATGATACAATGGGTGAAAGATACTGGGGGACTGTGAATGTGACAATAAACAATAGATCCTGTCAGCGGTGGGACACCACTAGTCCACATAACCATAGTTTCATTGATCTTGAG GAAAACTATTGCCGAAATCCGGACCAGGAACCTCGGCCTTGGTGTTACACAACAGATCCAAGCAGAAGGTGGGAACTGTGTGATGTACCCGTGTGTAACTAA
- the LOC105348196 gene encoding hillarin, giving the protein MGCGGSKQDVQQPQPIENNIKPVSEPPKPVSNGTTPNQEVKDEQEEEEEETGSDCLYISTDPGEETLEVDDSLEEYNHIKPSEEAQENHIKKATNVKFFEDWFPEYFQDTDADSESRPRTVNHIDIKVHGSDKQLTIADIDKRARETPQDKASSFKALRNYLLKDLEKQTDKDRLAVRAILVWLSIQEEGDFGSKAANKDSPEGFLSLLAKKQTMFSTFFTVLCREFGLTCVKIKGLSKAGDYQPGDAITKENSSDIWTAVYFENSWNIVHPYWVCRGLFGHRPAGWIKLEAGGKAIGKSEKGVAGVLRNAFKEYYIFPNPKEFIHTCYPIDSKWQLTKNPISLKRFEKMPYLLPTFFGMGLKLISDETCLLNTIKGECMIEMQAPLKNANQIGLWYELYLKEGTGKTDDEKRMLQKENIPKLVAMIRCGDLWQFKLSLPIEGTFKICCYGGPYKSTMARIAEFRVDCKERKKDCRILPFDPGRVGFGPGPAAASAGFFLPSHAGGLVPVNAKSTIEISFTVEKIVIERTTIRATLYTTNKDQTVLQENVSVRTSVETSTVYFDAEVPDEGEYALSINTVRQSQTTQTTQTSTAVSNGKSQQHAHVREETSNVCNYLLSTFAKSKEKLNQKLARSELQSSLESAPKHGEGLAKGIKNIENGIKKCLKQKIMSSDNQIVVAKSKLEHLRIKNEVRNAKLRRNLYVTMGTIHMIKNSSLSRICDKEIQELEEFKMELEQLQKFPKEPPSLHWAIGELANSHTLWDEINNTVKAFLTLLGEPPESLKTWNDMLNVLRPPADMPPMLSLTARIKEMETSGAPKEGVDLENVTKCLKTYSIDQVRNINVGAAVMYEWVLKNSGQKTDK; this is encoded by the exons ATGGGCTGCGGGGGAAGTAAGCAAGATGTGCAACAACCGCAACCCATTGAGAACAACATAAAGCCAGTTTCAGAACCCCCAAAACCAGTTTCGAATGGTACAACTCCCAATCAGGAAGTCAAAGATGAACAAgaagaagaggaagaagaaACAGGATCGGACTGTTTATACATATCTACCGATCCGGGGGAAGAAACG CTGGAGGTAGACGACAGTTTGGAAGAGTATAATCACATCAAACCGTCCGAAGAAGCACAAGAAAATCACATTAAAAAGGCAACTAACGTCAAATTCTTTGAGGATTGGTTCCCGGAGTATTTTCAAGACACGGACGCTGATTCCGAGTCGAGACCAAGAACAGTGAACCACATTGATATAAAAGTACATGGCTCGGACAAACAACTCACTATTGCCGACATCGACAAAAGGGCAAGAGAG ACCCCACAAGACAAAGCATCAAGCTTCAAGGCCCTTCGAAACTACTTGCTTAAAGATCTCGAGAAACAAACCGATAAGGATCGGTTAGCTGTAAGAGCAATCCTTGTTTGGCTTAGTATTCAAGAGGAGGGCGATTTTGGCTCCAAAGCTGCAAACAAAGATTCTCCCGAAGGATTTCTGTCACTTTTggccaaaaaacaaacaatgttTTCCACATTTTTCACAGTTCTCTGCAG AGAATTTGGTCTTACTTGTGTGAAAATAAAAGGACTTTCCAAAGCTGGGGACTATCAGCCAGGTGATGCAATAACTAAAGAAAACAGTTCGGACATCTGGACCGCTGTATACTTTGAAAACTCATGGAACATCGTTCATCCATATTGGGTTTGTAGAGGTCTGTTTGGACACAGACCAGCAGGATGGATAAAATTAGAAGCAGGTGGAAAGGCTATTGGCAAATCGGAAAAAGGAGTAGCAGGGGTCCTGAGAAATGCATTTaaagaatattatatttttcctAATCCAAAGGAATTTATTCATACCTGCTATCCTATTGACTCAAAATGGCAGCTGACAAAGAATCCAATTTCTCTTAAAAGATTTGAGAAAATGCCGTATTTATTGCCAACTTTCTTTGGAATGGGACTAAAATTAATATCAGATGAAACATGTCTGTTAAATACTATAAAAGGAGAATGTATGATTGAAATGCAAGCTCCATTAAAAAATGCCAACCAGATTGGTTTGTGGTATgaactttatttaaaagaaggaaCAGGGAAGACTGATGATGAGAAACGTATGCTccaaaaagaaaacattcccaAATTAGTAGCAATGATAAGATGTGGAGATCTTTGGCAGTTTAAATTATCCCTTCCAATCGAAggaacttttaaaatttgttgctATGGTGGTCCCTATAAGTCCACTATGGCCCGAATAGCTGAATTTAGAGTAGACTGCAAGGAACGAAAAAAAGACTGTAGAATATTGCCCTTTGACCCCGGTCGAGTTGGGTTTGGGCCCGGACCAGCTGCTGCGTCTGCTGgattttttcttccatctcatgCTGGGGGATTGGTACCTGTTAACGCTAAATCTACCATAGAAATTTCTTTCACCGTCGAAAAAATAGTCATTGAACGAACTACAATACGTGCCACATTATACACGACTAACAAAGATCAAACAGTACTCCAAGAAAACGTCAGTGTTCGAACCAGTGTAGAAACCAGCACCGTGTATTTTGATGCTGAAGTGCCAGATGAAGGGGAATATGCCTTGTCTATAAACACGGTGAGGCAATCACAGACGACGCAAACGACGCAAACAAGCACAGCCGTTTCTAATGGCAAATCCCAACAACATGCTCATGTTCGCGAGGAAACGTCGAATGTTTGCAATTACTTACTCTCTACTTTCGCAAAATCAAAAGAG AAACTTAACCAAAAACTTGCTCGAAGTGAATTGCAAAGTTCACTAGAATCAGCCCCAAAGCACGGAGAGGGTCTTGCAAAAGGCATCAAGAATATTGAAAACGGAATCAAAAAATGTCTGAAGCAAAAAATTATGTCATCTGATAACCAAATTGTCGTAGCAAAATCAAAGTTAGAACATCTCAGAATTAAAAACG AGGTTCGAAATGCAAAGCTACGTAGAAATTTGTACGTGACGATGGGAACAATTCACATGATTAAGAACTCTTCTCTAAGTAGAATATGCGATAAAGAAATACAAGAACTCGAAGAATTTAAAATGGAATTAGAACAGCTTCAAAAATTTCCCAAAGAACCACCTTCTTTACACTGGGCGATCGGAGAACTTGCAAACTCCCATACTTTATGGGATGAAATAAACAACACCGTCAAAGCATTCCTCACGCTTCTTGGAGAACCACCTGAGTCTTTAAAG ACATGGAACGACATGCTCAATGTCTTGCGCCCACCTGCTGATATGCCTCCGATGTTGAGTCTTACAGCCCGTATCAAGGAAATGGAAACGTCAGGCGCACCTAAGGAGGGAGTTGATTTGGAAAATGTTACCAAGTGTCTGAAGACGTATAGCATTGATCAGGTTAGGAATATTAACGTTGGAGCCGCTGTGATGTATGAATGG GTCTTAAAGAATTCAGGTCAAAAAACAG ACAAATGA